Proteins co-encoded in one Malus sylvestris chromosome 9, drMalSylv7.2, whole genome shotgun sequence genomic window:
- the LOC126634100 gene encoding zinc finger CCCH domain-containing protein 62-like isoform X8 codes for MAAPEQSKNRRYEEKDEDLWEIGESESDPEYDSDESMKDPTYSILEETHAKFSNLSIKGKSKARIVKDNDVGSEAEVDGQEVVVPELDEKDRQSFENVQKIIEARQIEKLKVEQCKLYLRKNGLRLTGNKDTLILRIKEHLEILNGGGEKKYPASTFVLNCKGDACTGDVVMFEQHVYEMFDIASRSGKGPPCGTRIVAGRIVKESYGAAKQQHTFTIEVLWSKGEKPLPPLHPLLIKGRNLYRLKTLRQKWEDEGERQKVLMEKHSRGSLARSDREARVQEKEMRKVLKTNRVSRKGGPKKNESQLNSTSVLKSSHQPQQSVSFVNSANLHQPVGISVGSGNMKAGAQQLGLFSHSSKPATQPHQSESTAYSQKPAPGPPAISSGFFVDSRKVTFQPQLRRNTTMQDRYFNQASQNLDTSTNPNNIQRVYNRTGEALVNIYDNKSNAHTVQGISFQGHQRQPLASVNHFLPTSPRGQKLMCRHYAQGRCYYGERRKFSHENEVREERWSQQQSYYGERCKFSHENEVREERWSQQQSYYGERCKFSHENEVREERWPPQQRNFELSWRQRQIFHENEVREERWSPQQSYYGKRCKFSHENEVREERWPPQQRNFELSWRQRQIFQ; via the exons ATGGCTGCCCCTGAGCAATCCAAAAATCGTCGATACGAAGAAAAAGATGAAGACTTGTGGGAAATCGGAGAGTCCGAGTCCGACCCAGAATACGATTCGGATGAGTCAATGAAGGACCCGACTTACAGCATTCTCGAAGAAACCCACGCCAAATTCTCAAATCTCTCGATCAAGGGTAAATCAAAGGCTCG AATTGTTAAGGATAATGATGTCGGTAGTGAAGCAGAAGTTGATGGACAGGAGGTGGTTGTGCCTGAGCTGGACGAGAAGGATagacaaagctttgaaaatgtTCAAAAGATTATTGAAG CTAGACAGATTGAGAAACTGAAAGTGGAGCAATGTAAGCTGTACCTTAGGAAGAACGGGTTGAGACTCACCGGAAATAAAGACACGCTTATTCTGCGCATTAAGGAGCATTTAGA GATTTTGAATGGTGGGGGTGAGAAGAAGTACCCGGCATCtacctttgttttgaattgtaAAG GGGATGCATGCACTGGTGATGTCGTCATGTTTGAACAACATGTTTATGAAAT GTTTGACATAGCATCGCGGAGTGGAAAAGGCCCTCCATGTGGAACAAGGATTGTTGCAGGTAGGATTGTGAAAGAAAGCTATGGAGCTGCTAAACAGCAGCACACCTTTACA ATTGAAGTACTCTGGAGCAAAGGGGAGAAACCACTTCCTCCACTCCATCCCCTCCTAATTAAGGGCCGGAACCTGTACCGGTTGAAAACTTTGAGACAG AAATGGGAAGATGAAGGGGAGAGGCAGAAAGTCTTGATGGAAAAGCACTCTAGGGGATCTCTTGCTAGGTCTGACAGGGAAGCACGGGTCCAAGAGAAGGAAATGAGGAAAGTGCTCAAGACAAATCG GGTTTCAAGAAAGGGAGGACCGAAAAAGAACGAGTCTCAGTTGAACTCAACCTCGGTGCTGAAATCATCTCATCAACCTCAACAATCTGTTTCATTTGTTAACTCAGCAAACCTACATCAACCAGTTGGTATATCAGTTGGTTCAGGAAACATGAAAGCGGGAGCTCAGCAGTTGGGATTGTTTTCTCATTCATCAAAACCAGCAACTCAACCTCACCAATCAGAATCTACTGCCTATTCACAAAAACCAGCCCCAGGACCTCCAGCTATAAGCTCGGGCTTTTTTGTTGATTCCAGAAAAGTGACATTTCAGCCTCAACTGAGAAGGAACACTACAATGCAAGATAGGTATTTCAACCAAGCTTCTCAGAACTTGGATACGAGTACAAATCCAAACAACATACAAAGAGTGTATAATAGAACCGGAGAGGCTCTGGTTAACATCTATGACAACAAATCCAATGCTCATACTGTCCAAGGAATTTCATTCCAGGGTCATCAAAGACAGCCGTTGGCAAGTGTAAACCACTTCCTTCCCACGAGTCCGCGAGGGCAAAAGCTGATGTGCCGACATTATGCTCAGGGTCGATGTTACTATGGAGAAAGACGCAAGTTTTctcatgaaaatgaagtgaggGAAGAGAGGTGGTCCCAGCAGCAAAGTTACTACGGAGAGAGATGCAAGTTTTctcatgaaaatgaagtgaggGAAGAGAG GTGGTCTCAGCAGCAAAGTTACTACGGAGAGAGATGCAAGTTTTctcatgaaaatgaagtgaggGAAGAGAG GTGGCCTCCGCAGCAAAGGAATTTTGAGTTATCATGGAGACAGCGGCAAATTTTccatgaaaatgaagtgaggGAAGAGAGGTGGTCTCCGCAGCAAAGTTACTACGGAAAGAGATGCAAGTTTTctcatgaaaatgaagtgaggGAAGAGAGGTGGCCTCCGCAGCAAAGGAATTTTGAGTTATCATGGAGACAGCGGCAAATTTTCCAATGA
- the LOC126634100 gene encoding zinc finger CCCH domain-containing protein 62-like isoform X14, translated as MAAPEQSKNRRYEEKDEDLWEIGESESDPEYDSDESMKDPTYSILEETHAKFSNLSIKGKSKARIVKDNDVGSEAEVDGQEVVVPELDEKDRQSFENVQKIIEARQIEKLKVEQCKLYLRKNGLRLTGNKDTLILRIKEHLEILNGGGEKKYPASTFVLNCKGDACTGDVVMFEQHVYEMFDIASRSGKGPPCGTRIVAGRIVKESYGAAKQQHTFTIEVLWSKGEKPLPPLHPLLIKGRNLYRLKTLRQKWEDEGERQKVLMEKHSRGSLARSDREARVQEKEMRKVLKTNRVSRKGGPKKNESQLNSTSVLKSSHQPQQSVSFVNSANLHQPVGISVGSGNMKAGAQQLGLFSHSSKPATQPHQSESTAYSQKPAPGPPAISSGFFVDSRKVTFQPQLRRNTTMQDRYFNQASQNLDTSTNPNNIQRVYNRTGEALVNIYDNKSNAHTVQGISFQGHQRQPLASVNHFLPTSPRGQKLMCRHYAQGRCYYGERRKFSHENEVREERWSQQQSYYGERCKFSHENEVREERWSPQQSYYGKRCKFSHENEVREERWPPQQRNFELSWRQRQIFQ; from the exons ATGGCTGCCCCTGAGCAATCCAAAAATCGTCGATACGAAGAAAAAGATGAAGACTTGTGGGAAATCGGAGAGTCCGAGTCCGACCCAGAATACGATTCGGATGAGTCAATGAAGGACCCGACTTACAGCATTCTCGAAGAAACCCACGCCAAATTCTCAAATCTCTCGATCAAGGGTAAATCAAAGGCTCG AATTGTTAAGGATAATGATGTCGGTAGTGAAGCAGAAGTTGATGGACAGGAGGTGGTTGTGCCTGAGCTGGACGAGAAGGATagacaaagctttgaaaatgtTCAAAAGATTATTGAAG CTAGACAGATTGAGAAACTGAAAGTGGAGCAATGTAAGCTGTACCTTAGGAAGAACGGGTTGAGACTCACCGGAAATAAAGACACGCTTATTCTGCGCATTAAGGAGCATTTAGA GATTTTGAATGGTGGGGGTGAGAAGAAGTACCCGGCATCtacctttgttttgaattgtaAAG GGGATGCATGCACTGGTGATGTCGTCATGTTTGAACAACATGTTTATGAAAT GTTTGACATAGCATCGCGGAGTGGAAAAGGCCCTCCATGTGGAACAAGGATTGTTGCAGGTAGGATTGTGAAAGAAAGCTATGGAGCTGCTAAACAGCAGCACACCTTTACA ATTGAAGTACTCTGGAGCAAAGGGGAGAAACCACTTCCTCCACTCCATCCCCTCCTAATTAAGGGCCGGAACCTGTACCGGTTGAAAACTTTGAGACAG AAATGGGAAGATGAAGGGGAGAGGCAGAAAGTCTTGATGGAAAAGCACTCTAGGGGATCTCTTGCTAGGTCTGACAGGGAAGCACGGGTCCAAGAGAAGGAAATGAGGAAAGTGCTCAAGACAAATCG GGTTTCAAGAAAGGGAGGACCGAAAAAGAACGAGTCTCAGTTGAACTCAACCTCGGTGCTGAAATCATCTCATCAACCTCAACAATCTGTTTCATTTGTTAACTCAGCAAACCTACATCAACCAGTTGGTATATCAGTTGGTTCAGGAAACATGAAAGCGGGAGCTCAGCAGTTGGGATTGTTTTCTCATTCATCAAAACCAGCAACTCAACCTCACCAATCAGAATCTACTGCCTATTCACAAAAACCAGCCCCAGGACCTCCAGCTATAAGCTCGGGCTTTTTTGTTGATTCCAGAAAAGTGACATTTCAGCCTCAACTGAGAAGGAACACTACAATGCAAGATAGGTATTTCAACCAAGCTTCTCAGAACTTGGATACGAGTACAAATCCAAACAACATACAAAGAGTGTATAATAGAACCGGAGAGGCTCTGGTTAACATCTATGACAACAAATCCAATGCTCATACTGTCCAAGGAATTTCATTCCAGGGTCATCAAAGACAGCCGTTGGCAAGTGTAAACCACTTCCTTCCCACGAGTCCGCGAGGGCAAAAGCTGATGTGCCGACATTATGCTCAGGGTCGATGTTACTATGGAGAAAGACGCAAGTTTTctcatgaaaatgaagtgaggGAAGAGAGGTGGTCCCAGCAGCAAAGTTACTACGGAGAGAGATGCAAGTTTTctcatgaaaatgaagtgaggGAAGAGAG GTGGTCTCCGCAGCAAAGTTACTACGGAAAGAGATGCAAGTTTTctcatgaaaatgaagtgaggGAAGAGAGGTGGCCTCCGCAGCAAAGGAATTTTGAGTTATCATGGAGACAGCGGCAAATTTTCCAATGA
- the LOC126634100 gene encoding zinc finger CCCH domain-containing protein 62-like isoform X13 — MAAPEQSKNRRYEEKDEDLWEIGESESDPEYDSDESMKDPTYSILEETHAKFSNLSIKGKSKARIVKDNDVGSEAEVDGQEVVVPELDEKDRQSFENVQKIIEARQIEKLKVEQCKLYLRKNGLRLTGNKDTLILRIKEHLEILNGGGEKKYPASTFVLNCKGDACTGDVVMFEQHVYEMFDIASRSGKGPPCGTRIVAGRIVKESYGAAKQQHTFTIEVLWSKGEKPLPPLHPLLIKGRNLYRLKTLRQKWEDEGERQKVLMEKHSRGSLARSDREARVQEKEMRKVLKTNRVSRKGGPKKNESQLNSTSVLKSSHQPQQSVSFVNSANLHQPVGISVGSGNMKAGAQQLGLFSHSSKPATQPHQSESTAYSQKPAPGPPAISSGFFVDSRKVTFQPQLRRNTTMQDRYFNQASQNLDTSTNPNNIQRVYNRTGEALVNIYDNKSNAHTVQGISFQGHQRQPLASVNHFLPTSPRGQKLMCRHYAQGRCYYGERRKFSHENEVREERWSQQQSYYGERCKFSHENEVREERWSQQQSYYGERCKFSHENEVREERWPPQQRNFELSWRQRQIFQ, encoded by the exons ATGGCTGCCCCTGAGCAATCCAAAAATCGTCGATACGAAGAAAAAGATGAAGACTTGTGGGAAATCGGAGAGTCCGAGTCCGACCCAGAATACGATTCGGATGAGTCAATGAAGGACCCGACTTACAGCATTCTCGAAGAAACCCACGCCAAATTCTCAAATCTCTCGATCAAGGGTAAATCAAAGGCTCG AATTGTTAAGGATAATGATGTCGGTAGTGAAGCAGAAGTTGATGGACAGGAGGTGGTTGTGCCTGAGCTGGACGAGAAGGATagacaaagctttgaaaatgtTCAAAAGATTATTGAAG CTAGACAGATTGAGAAACTGAAAGTGGAGCAATGTAAGCTGTACCTTAGGAAGAACGGGTTGAGACTCACCGGAAATAAAGACACGCTTATTCTGCGCATTAAGGAGCATTTAGA GATTTTGAATGGTGGGGGTGAGAAGAAGTACCCGGCATCtacctttgttttgaattgtaAAG GGGATGCATGCACTGGTGATGTCGTCATGTTTGAACAACATGTTTATGAAAT GTTTGACATAGCATCGCGGAGTGGAAAAGGCCCTCCATGTGGAACAAGGATTGTTGCAGGTAGGATTGTGAAAGAAAGCTATGGAGCTGCTAAACAGCAGCACACCTTTACA ATTGAAGTACTCTGGAGCAAAGGGGAGAAACCACTTCCTCCACTCCATCCCCTCCTAATTAAGGGCCGGAACCTGTACCGGTTGAAAACTTTGAGACAG AAATGGGAAGATGAAGGGGAGAGGCAGAAAGTCTTGATGGAAAAGCACTCTAGGGGATCTCTTGCTAGGTCTGACAGGGAAGCACGGGTCCAAGAGAAGGAAATGAGGAAAGTGCTCAAGACAAATCG GGTTTCAAGAAAGGGAGGACCGAAAAAGAACGAGTCTCAGTTGAACTCAACCTCGGTGCTGAAATCATCTCATCAACCTCAACAATCTGTTTCATTTGTTAACTCAGCAAACCTACATCAACCAGTTGGTATATCAGTTGGTTCAGGAAACATGAAAGCGGGAGCTCAGCAGTTGGGATTGTTTTCTCATTCATCAAAACCAGCAACTCAACCTCACCAATCAGAATCTACTGCCTATTCACAAAAACCAGCCCCAGGACCTCCAGCTATAAGCTCGGGCTTTTTTGTTGATTCCAGAAAAGTGACATTTCAGCCTCAACTGAGAAGGAACACTACAATGCAAGATAGGTATTTCAACCAAGCTTCTCAGAACTTGGATACGAGTACAAATCCAAACAACATACAAAGAGTGTATAATAGAACCGGAGAGGCTCTGGTTAACATCTATGACAACAAATCCAATGCTCATACTGTCCAAGGAATTTCATTCCAGGGTCATCAAAGACAGCCGTTGGCAAGTGTAAACCACTTCCTTCCCACGAGTCCGCGAGGGCAAAAGCTGATGTGCCGACATTATGCTCAGGGTCGATGTTACTATGGAGAAAGACGCAAGTTTTctcatgaaaatgaagtgaggGAAGAGAGGTGGTCCCAGCAGCAAAGTTACTACGGAGAGAGATGCAAGTTTTctcatgaaaatgaagtgaggGAAGAGAG GTGGTCTCAGCAGCAAAGTTACTACGGAGAGAGATGCAAGTTTTctcatgaaaatgaagtgaggGAAGAGAG GTGGCCTCCGCAGCAAAGGAATTTTGAGTTATCATGGAGACAGCGGCAAATTTTCCAATGA
- the LOC126634100 gene encoding zinc finger CCCH domain-containing protein 62-like isoform X7, with amino-acid sequence MAAPEQSKNRRYEEKDEDLWEIGESESDPEYDSDESMKDPTYSILEETHAKFSNLSIKGKSKARIVKDNDVGSEAEVDGQEVVVPELDEKDRQSFENVQKIIEARQIEKLKVEQCKLYLRKNGLRLTGNKDTLILRIKEHLEILNGGGEKKYPASTFVLNCKGDACTGDVVMFEQHVYEMFDIASRSGKGPPCGTRIVAGRIVKESYGAAKQQHTFTIEVLWSKGEKPLPPLHPLLIKGRNLYRLKTLRQKWEDEGERQKVLMEKHSRGSLARSDREARVQEKEMRKVLKTNRVSRKGGPKKNESQLNSTSVLKSSHQPQQSVSFVNSANLHQPVGISVGSGNMKAGAQQLGLFSHSSKPATQPHQSESTAYSQKPAPGPPAISSGFFVDSRKVTFQPQLRRNTTMQDRYFNQASQNLDTSTNPNNIQRVYNRTGEALVNIYDNKSNAHTVQGISFQGHQRQPLASVNHFLPTSPRGQKLMCRHYAQGRCYYGERRKFSHENEVREERWSQQQSYYGERCKFSHENEVREERWSPQQSYYGERCKFSHENEVREERWPPQQRNFELSWRQRQIFHENEVREERWSPQQSYYGKRCKFSHENEVREERWPPQQRNFELSWRQRQIFQ; translated from the exons ATGGCTGCCCCTGAGCAATCCAAAAATCGTCGATACGAAGAAAAAGATGAAGACTTGTGGGAAATCGGAGAGTCCGAGTCCGACCCAGAATACGATTCGGATGAGTCAATGAAGGACCCGACTTACAGCATTCTCGAAGAAACCCACGCCAAATTCTCAAATCTCTCGATCAAGGGTAAATCAAAGGCTCG AATTGTTAAGGATAATGATGTCGGTAGTGAAGCAGAAGTTGATGGACAGGAGGTGGTTGTGCCTGAGCTGGACGAGAAGGATagacaaagctttgaaaatgtTCAAAAGATTATTGAAG CTAGACAGATTGAGAAACTGAAAGTGGAGCAATGTAAGCTGTACCTTAGGAAGAACGGGTTGAGACTCACCGGAAATAAAGACACGCTTATTCTGCGCATTAAGGAGCATTTAGA GATTTTGAATGGTGGGGGTGAGAAGAAGTACCCGGCATCtacctttgttttgaattgtaAAG GGGATGCATGCACTGGTGATGTCGTCATGTTTGAACAACATGTTTATGAAAT GTTTGACATAGCATCGCGGAGTGGAAAAGGCCCTCCATGTGGAACAAGGATTGTTGCAGGTAGGATTGTGAAAGAAAGCTATGGAGCTGCTAAACAGCAGCACACCTTTACA ATTGAAGTACTCTGGAGCAAAGGGGAGAAACCACTTCCTCCACTCCATCCCCTCCTAATTAAGGGCCGGAACCTGTACCGGTTGAAAACTTTGAGACAG AAATGGGAAGATGAAGGGGAGAGGCAGAAAGTCTTGATGGAAAAGCACTCTAGGGGATCTCTTGCTAGGTCTGACAGGGAAGCACGGGTCCAAGAGAAGGAAATGAGGAAAGTGCTCAAGACAAATCG GGTTTCAAGAAAGGGAGGACCGAAAAAGAACGAGTCTCAGTTGAACTCAACCTCGGTGCTGAAATCATCTCATCAACCTCAACAATCTGTTTCATTTGTTAACTCAGCAAACCTACATCAACCAGTTGGTATATCAGTTGGTTCAGGAAACATGAAAGCGGGAGCTCAGCAGTTGGGATTGTTTTCTCATTCATCAAAACCAGCAACTCAACCTCACCAATCAGAATCTACTGCCTATTCACAAAAACCAGCCCCAGGACCTCCAGCTATAAGCTCGGGCTTTTTTGTTGATTCCAGAAAAGTGACATTTCAGCCTCAACTGAGAAGGAACACTACAATGCAAGATAGGTATTTCAACCAAGCTTCTCAGAACTTGGATACGAGTACAAATCCAAACAACATACAAAGAGTGTATAATAGAACCGGAGAGGCTCTGGTTAACATCTATGACAACAAATCCAATGCTCATACTGTCCAAGGAATTTCATTCCAGGGTCATCAAAGACAGCCGTTGGCAAGTGTAAACCACTTCCTTCCCACGAGTCCGCGAGGGCAAAAGCTGATGTGCCGACATTATGCTCAGGGTCGATGTTACTATGGAGAAAGACGCAAGTTTTctcatgaaaatgaagtgaggGAAGAGAGGTGGTCCCAGCAGCAAAGTTACTACGGAGAGAGATGCAAGTTTTctcatgaaaatgaagtgaggGAAGAGAG GTGGTCTCCGCAGCAAAGTTACTACGGAGAGAGATGCAAGTTTTctcatgaaaatgaagtgaggGAAGAGAGGTGGCCTCCGCAGCAAAGGAATTTTGAGTTATCATGGAGACAGCGGCAAATTTTccatgaaaatgaagtgaggGAAGAGAGGTGGTCTCCGCAGCAAAGTTACTACGGAAAGAGATGCAAGTTTTctcatgaaaatgaagtgaggGAAGAGAGGTGGCCTCCGCAGCAAAGGAATTTTGAGTTATCATGGAGACAGCGGCAAATTTTCCAATGA
- the LOC126634100 gene encoding zinc finger CCCH domain-containing protein 62-like isoform X15, which translates to MAAPEQSKNRRYEEKDEDLWEIGESESDPEYDSDESMKDPTYSILEETHAKFSNLSIKGKSKARIVKDNDVGSEAEVDGQEVVVPELDEKDRQSFENVQKIIEARQIEKLKVEQCKLYLRKNGLRLTGNKDTLILRIKEHLEILNGGGEKKYPASTFVLNCKGDACTGDVVMFEQHVYEMFDIASRSGKGPPCGTRIVAGRIVKESYGAAKQQHTFTIEVLWSKGEKPLPPLHPLLIKGRNLYRLKTLRQKWEDEGERQKVLMEKHSRGSLARSDREARVQEKEMRKVLKTNRVSRKGGPKKNESQLNSTSVLKSSHQPQQSVSFVNSANLHQPVGISVGSGNMKAGAQQLGLFSHSSKPATQPHQSESTAYSQKPAPGPPAISSGFFVDSRKVTFQPQLRRNTTMQDRYFNQASQNLDTSTNPNNIQRVYNRTGEALVNIYDNKSNAHTVQGISFQGHQRQPLASVNHFLPTSPRGQKLMCRHYAQGRCYYGERRKFSHENEVREERWSQQQSYYGERCKFSHENEVREERWPPQQRNFELSWRQRQIFQ; encoded by the exons ATGGCTGCCCCTGAGCAATCCAAAAATCGTCGATACGAAGAAAAAGATGAAGACTTGTGGGAAATCGGAGAGTCCGAGTCCGACCCAGAATACGATTCGGATGAGTCAATGAAGGACCCGACTTACAGCATTCTCGAAGAAACCCACGCCAAATTCTCAAATCTCTCGATCAAGGGTAAATCAAAGGCTCG AATTGTTAAGGATAATGATGTCGGTAGTGAAGCAGAAGTTGATGGACAGGAGGTGGTTGTGCCTGAGCTGGACGAGAAGGATagacaaagctttgaaaatgtTCAAAAGATTATTGAAG CTAGACAGATTGAGAAACTGAAAGTGGAGCAATGTAAGCTGTACCTTAGGAAGAACGGGTTGAGACTCACCGGAAATAAAGACACGCTTATTCTGCGCATTAAGGAGCATTTAGA GATTTTGAATGGTGGGGGTGAGAAGAAGTACCCGGCATCtacctttgttttgaattgtaAAG GGGATGCATGCACTGGTGATGTCGTCATGTTTGAACAACATGTTTATGAAAT GTTTGACATAGCATCGCGGAGTGGAAAAGGCCCTCCATGTGGAACAAGGATTGTTGCAGGTAGGATTGTGAAAGAAAGCTATGGAGCTGCTAAACAGCAGCACACCTTTACA ATTGAAGTACTCTGGAGCAAAGGGGAGAAACCACTTCCTCCACTCCATCCCCTCCTAATTAAGGGCCGGAACCTGTACCGGTTGAAAACTTTGAGACAG AAATGGGAAGATGAAGGGGAGAGGCAGAAAGTCTTGATGGAAAAGCACTCTAGGGGATCTCTTGCTAGGTCTGACAGGGAAGCACGGGTCCAAGAGAAGGAAATGAGGAAAGTGCTCAAGACAAATCG GGTTTCAAGAAAGGGAGGACCGAAAAAGAACGAGTCTCAGTTGAACTCAACCTCGGTGCTGAAATCATCTCATCAACCTCAACAATCTGTTTCATTTGTTAACTCAGCAAACCTACATCAACCAGTTGGTATATCAGTTGGTTCAGGAAACATGAAAGCGGGAGCTCAGCAGTTGGGATTGTTTTCTCATTCATCAAAACCAGCAACTCAACCTCACCAATCAGAATCTACTGCCTATTCACAAAAACCAGCCCCAGGACCTCCAGCTATAAGCTCGGGCTTTTTTGTTGATTCCAGAAAAGTGACATTTCAGCCTCAACTGAGAAGGAACACTACAATGCAAGATAGGTATTTCAACCAAGCTTCTCAGAACTTGGATACGAGTACAAATCCAAACAACATACAAAGAGTGTATAATAGAACCGGAGAGGCTCTGGTTAACATCTATGACAACAAATCCAATGCTCATACTGTCCAAGGAATTTCATTCCAGGGTCATCAAAGACAGCCGTTGGCAAGTGTAAACCACTTCCTTCCCACGAGTCCGCGAGGGCAAAAGCTGATGTGCCGACATTATGCTCAGGGTCGATGTTACTATGGAGAAAGACGCAAGTTTTctcatgaaaatgaagtgaggGAAGAGAGGTGGTCCCAGCAGCAAAGTTACTACGGAGAGAGATGCAAGTTTTctcatgaaaatgaagtgaggGAAGAGAG GTGGCCTCCGCAGCAAAGGAATTTTGAGTTATCATGGAGACAGCGGCAAATTTTCCAATGA